In Halobacterium sp. R2-5, the following are encoded in one genomic region:
- a CDS encoding helix-turn-helix domain-containing protein has protein sequence MTDDPRADLAERVAGDITLSDDPGATLRKWRTDFDVSQTDLADELDVSSSVVSDYESGRRSSPGIALVTRVVEALLDIDERRGGDHIRQYGRVLSAGFDSDVVLDLQEYSTALPASELYDAVGATEVVTGDHDTVTGHTVIDSIEAIRRLRADEFYRLYGQSTSRVLAFTNVSRGESPLVALRVVNPTPNAVLLHGLSTDDLWEHAPALAQRDGYSLAVTEMDLDEMLAALREYA, from the coding sequence ATGACCGACGACCCACGAGCGGACCTCGCCGAGCGCGTCGCCGGCGACATCACGCTCAGCGACGACCCCGGCGCCACGCTCCGGAAGTGGCGCACCGACTTCGACGTCTCCCAGACCGACCTCGCCGACGAGCTCGACGTTTCGTCGTCTGTCGTCTCCGACTACGAGAGCGGCCGCCGCTCCAGCCCCGGCATCGCGCTCGTCACGCGCGTCGTCGAGGCGCTGCTGGACATCGACGAGCGCCGCGGCGGCGACCACATCCGCCAGTACGGCCGCGTGCTCTCCGCGGGCTTCGACAGCGACGTCGTCCTCGACCTCCAGGAGTACTCGACCGCGCTCCCCGCCAGCGAACTGTACGACGCCGTCGGCGCCACCGAGGTCGTCACCGGCGACCACGACACCGTCACCGGCCACACCGTCATCGACTCCATCGAGGCCATCCGGCGGCTGCGCGCCGACGAGTTCTACCGGCTGTACGGGCAGTCGACGAGCCGCGTGCTCGCGTTCACGAACGTCTCCCGCGGCGAGAGCCCGCTGGTCGCGCTCCGCGTCGTCAACCCCACACCGAACGCCGTGCTCCTCCACGGGCTCTCCACGGACGACCTCTGGGAGCACGCGCCCGCGCTCGCCCAGCGCGACGGCTACTCGCTGGCGGTCACCGAGATGGACCTCGACGAGATGCTCGCTGCGCTCCGCGAATACGCCTAA
- the hmgB gene encoding hydroxymethylglutaryl-CoA synthase — protein sequence MTSVGIDAIEVRTGRLKLDLAETFAPKQGDDPEKYTKGLGLYASSFPDAYEDIVTMGANAAHRLMERKGLEPDDVGRIDVATESSFDNSKPVSTYIAGCLEQVYDGDFHHANKGERKFACIAGTQSLDDAVNWILAGRNRGRGALVVATDTALYARDSSGEATQGAGAVAMYITEDPDLVELSTEQGYGSADETDFLKPNQQFPSVDGKRSVQVYLARMREALEDFERAAGDTHPDDYAFIPFHTPFPGMVRKAAVLGYRHMIRGTDVEDELADDIGRQPRRDDFDSREEFDEAIRGYVDDLKETDAYREWYGEAIDPTLNIASQVGNWYTGSVHIARVSALKHAAEQGRDLAGEKLLVASYGSGAQAEIHEETVQPGFEDEVAALNVDEQIERRYDLDFSEYEQVHDRHNHEKSVELEPFTQPDSEFVFDGWGPMNERQYTYVE from the coding sequence ATGACTAGCGTCGGCATCGACGCCATCGAAGTGCGAACGGGGCGGCTGAAACTCGACCTCGCGGAGACGTTCGCGCCCAAGCAGGGCGACGACCCCGAGAAGTACACGAAGGGACTGGGGCTGTACGCGTCGTCGTTCCCGGACGCCTACGAGGACATCGTGACGATGGGCGCGAACGCCGCCCACCGTCTGATGGAACGGAAGGGACTGGAACCCGACGACGTCGGGCGTATCGACGTCGCGACCGAGTCGTCGTTCGACAACTCGAAGCCGGTGTCGACGTACATCGCCGGGTGTCTCGAGCAGGTGTACGACGGTGACTTCCACCACGCGAACAAGGGCGAGCGGAAGTTCGCGTGCATCGCCGGCACCCAGTCGCTGGACGACGCGGTGAACTGGATTCTCGCGGGGCGGAACCGCGGCCGCGGCGCGCTCGTCGTCGCGACGGACACGGCGCTGTACGCCCGGGACTCCTCCGGGGAGGCGACGCAGGGCGCGGGCGCGGTCGCGATGTACATCACCGAGGACCCCGACCTCGTGGAGCTCTCGACCGAGCAGGGCTACGGCTCGGCGGACGAGACGGACTTCCTGAAGCCGAACCAGCAGTTCCCGAGCGTGGACGGCAAGCGCTCCGTGCAGGTCTACCTCGCGCGGATGCGCGAGGCGCTGGAGGACTTCGAGCGCGCGGCCGGCGACACCCACCCCGACGACTACGCGTTCATCCCGTTCCACACGCCGTTCCCGGGGATGGTGCGGAAGGCCGCGGTGCTGGGCTACCGGCACATGATTCGCGGAACGGACGTCGAGGACGAGCTCGCCGACGACATCGGCCGGCAGCCGCGCCGCGACGACTTCGACTCCCGCGAGGAGTTCGACGAGGCCATCCGCGGGTACGTCGACGACCTCAAGGAGACCGACGCGTACCGCGAGTGGTACGGCGAGGCCATCGACCCCACGCTGAACATCGCCAGTCAGGTCGGGAACTGGTACACGGGCTCGGTGCACATCGCGCGCGTCAGCGCGCTCAAGCACGCGGCCGAGCAGGGCCGCGACCTCGCCGGGGAGAAGCTCCTGGTGGCGTCGTACGGCTCCGGCGCCCAGGCCGAAATCCACGAGGAGACCGTCCAGCCCGGCTTCGAGGACGAGGTCGCTGCGCTGAACGTCGACGAACAGATCGAGCGCCGCTACGACCTCGACTTCTCGGAGTACGAGCAGGTCCACGACCGCCACAACCACGAGAAGAGCGTGGAACTGGAGCCGTTCACGCAGCCCGACAGCGAGTTCGTCTTCGACGGCTGGGGCCCGATGAACGAGCGCCAGTACACGTACGTCGAGTAA
- a CDS encoding DUF2150 family protein translates to MSAPEEEFYSEERWQNWLDRLRDEDIDPEDEDSARLLLNLQDDVAIAVAKILKAYDGDDIDDEEALDELTDIREVVLSEPNFEDEDKLMLVDGVQTSLVCVFYSAEQYVADGVADEADVTGYVQAAAEAEQEDDLDRALGLSACAGTRVVDGEELDMGVLDDVEYGLVTEWVNGLDSLQSALSDPEVIEDDD, encoded by the coding sequence ATGAGTGCCCCCGAGGAGGAGTTCTACTCCGAAGAACGCTGGCAGAACTGGCTCGACCGGCTCCGGGACGAGGACATCGACCCCGAGGACGAGGACTCCGCCCGCCTCCTGTTGAACCTCCAGGACGACGTCGCCATCGCCGTCGCGAAGATTCTGAAGGCCTACGACGGCGACGACATCGACGACGAGGAAGCCCTCGACGAGCTCACGGACATCCGCGAAGTCGTGCTCTCCGAGCCGAACTTCGAGGACGAGGACAAGCTGATGCTCGTCGACGGCGTCCAGACGAGCCTCGTCTGCGTGTTCTACAGCGCCGAGCAGTACGTCGCCGACGGCGTCGCCGACGAGGCCGACGTCACCGGCTACGTGCAGGCCGCCGCCGAGGCCGAACAGGAGGACGACCTCGACCGCGCGCTCGGTCTGAGCGCGTGCGCCGGCACGCGCGTCGTCGACGGCGAGGAACTCGACATGGGCGTCCTCGACGACGTCGAGTACGGCCTCGTCACCGAGTGGGTCAACGGTCTCGACAGCCTCCAGAGCGCGCTCTCGGACCCGGAAGTCATCGAAGACGACGACTGA
- a CDS encoding TatD family hydrolase: MTDLGTPVLDDHLHLDAENRGIDAVEDFVHLGGTHLLVVNKPSWHLGVEPDTGEEFRPVFEETLRLVEEASEVLPGRAWPVLGVHPGLISRLVDDRGFSPGEARELMRAGIDTAAEYASDGRAVALKSGRPHYDVSDAVWEASNAVIRHACERAAETGVALQLHTEATEDLTDVAEWAEDAGLPPERVVKHYASGELDGVTKSVMCEKEYLETAVEAGEPFLMETDFVDDADRPGAVMGPKTVPRRVRWLQERGHDEAIRRAHVETPEAVYGIDTRGTLDG; the protein is encoded by the coding sequence ATGACCGACCTCGGGACGCCGGTACTCGACGACCACCTCCACCTCGACGCCGAGAACCGGGGCATCGACGCCGTAGAGGACTTCGTCCACCTCGGCGGGACGCACCTGCTCGTAGTGAACAAGCCCTCCTGGCACCTCGGCGTCGAACCCGACACGGGCGAGGAGTTCCGGCCCGTCTTCGAGGAGACGCTCCGGCTCGTCGAGGAGGCGAGCGAGGTGCTCCCGGGCCGGGCGTGGCCCGTGCTCGGTGTCCACCCCGGTCTGATTTCGCGGCTCGTCGACGACCGCGGCTTCTCTCCCGGGGAAGCCCGCGAGCTGATGCGCGCGGGCATCGACACCGCGGCGGAGTACGCCAGCGACGGGCGCGCGGTCGCGCTGAAGTCCGGACGCCCGCACTACGACGTCAGCGACGCCGTCTGGGAGGCCTCGAACGCCGTCATCCGGCACGCCTGCGAGCGCGCCGCCGAGACCGGGGTCGCGCTCCAGTTGCACACCGAGGCGACCGAGGACCTCACGGACGTCGCGGAGTGGGCCGAGGACGCCGGGCTACCGCCCGAGCGCGTCGTGAAACACTACGCGAGCGGCGAACTCGACGGCGTCACGAAGAGCGTGATGTGTGAGAAAGAGTACCTGGAGACCGCCGTCGAGGCCGGCGAGCCGTTCCTGATGGAGACGGACTTCGTGGACGACGCCGACCGCCCGGGCGCCGTGATGGGGCCGAAGACCGTGCCGCGGCGCGTGCGCTGGCTCCAGGAGCGGGGCCACGACGAGGCGATCCGGCGCGCGCACGTCGAGACGCCGGAGGCAGTCTACGGCATCGACACCCGCGGCACCCTCGACGGGTAA
- a CDS encoding NYN domain-containing protein, whose protein sequence is MERLSGLLDGEDPPAGQGDDGGVALFVDGPNVLRDEFDVDLDDVRETAEAAGRLAVTRLYVDEHATPELMQAAEARGYDVRVTSGDVDVKLAVDATELVVDGGVDVLAIASRDTDFKPVLETAARRGVRTLAIAPGEHGRSDALRNAADDAVVLGE, encoded by the coding sequence ATGGAGCGACTCAGCGGCCTGCTGGACGGCGAGGACCCGCCGGCGGGCCAGGGGGACGACGGCGGCGTCGCGCTGTTCGTCGACGGGCCGAACGTCCTCCGCGACGAGTTCGACGTGGACTTGGACGACGTCCGGGAGACCGCGGAAGCGGCCGGCCGGCTCGCGGTGACGCGGCTGTACGTCGACGAACACGCGACGCCCGAACTGATGCAGGCCGCGGAGGCCCGCGGCTACGACGTCCGCGTCACGAGCGGCGACGTGGACGTGAAGCTCGCGGTGGACGCGACCGAGCTCGTCGTCGACGGCGGCGTCGACGTGCTCGCCATCGCGTCCCGCGACACGGACTTCAAGCCCGTGCTGGAGACGGCGGCGCGGCGAGGCGTGCGCACGCTCGCCATCGCGCCCGGCGAGCACGGCCGGTCGGACGCGCTCCGGAACGCCGCCGACGACGCGGTCGTCCTCGGCGAGTAG
- the gcvT gene encoding glycine cleavage system aminomethyltransferase GcvT, giving the protein MALRTPPLSDRHGDRGAQFTEFGGWEMPVEFDSIRTEHAAVRESAGVFDVSHMGEIEVGGPDAEALMQRLTTNDVAALDPGEAQYAAIVDDEGVMLDDTVVYRLPEGDDAEFLFVPNAGHDEQMYERWTDYRDGHDLTASVDNVTSEYGMVAVQGPDAPGLVAARAGDSVLDLGRFEAEYAAVAGVECWVANTGYTGEDGFEVVFPADGAGAVWDAFANNCQPCGLGARDTLRLEIGLLLSGQDFHPEENPRTPYEAGVGFVVDLDTDFVGRDALEAQQGAGLDEEFVGFVLEERGVPRHGYEITSEDGDPVGEVTSGTMSPTLGEPIGLGYVDTDYAEDGTTVEVVVRGTGKRATITTPPFIDQ; this is encoded by the coding sequence ATGGCTCTCCGAACGCCGCCGCTGTCCGACCGCCACGGCGACCGGGGCGCGCAGTTCACGGAGTTCGGCGGGTGGGAGATGCCCGTCGAGTTCGACTCCATCCGGACCGAGCACGCCGCGGTGCGGGAGTCCGCTGGCGTCTTCGACGTCTCCCACATGGGGGAGATCGAGGTCGGCGGTCCGGACGCCGAAGCGCTGATGCAGCGGCTCACGACCAACGACGTCGCCGCGCTCGACCCCGGTGAGGCCCAGTACGCCGCGATAGTGGACGACGAGGGCGTCATGCTCGACGACACGGTCGTCTACCGGCTGCCAGAGGGCGACGACGCGGAGTTCCTGTTCGTGCCGAACGCCGGCCACGACGAACAGATGTACGAGCGGTGGACCGACTACCGCGACGGCCACGACCTCACGGCGAGCGTGGACAACGTCACCAGCGAGTACGGCATGGTCGCCGTGCAGGGCCCGGACGCCCCCGGTCTCGTCGCAGCACGCGCCGGCGACTCTGTACTCGACCTCGGGCGCTTCGAGGCCGAGTACGCGGCGGTCGCGGGCGTCGAGTGCTGGGTGGCGAACACCGGATACACCGGCGAGGACGGCTTCGAGGTCGTGTTCCCAGCGGACGGCGCGGGCGCAGTCTGGGACGCGTTCGCGAACAACTGCCAGCCCTGCGGGCTCGGCGCGCGCGACACGCTCCGCCTCGAAATCGGGTTACTACTGTCCGGCCAGGACTTCCACCCCGAGGAGAACCCGCGCACGCCCTACGAGGCCGGCGTCGGGTTCGTCGTCGACCTCGACACCGACTTCGTCGGGCGGGACGCCCTCGAAGCCCAGCAGGGCGCGGGCCTCGACGAGGAGTTCGTCGGGTTCGTCCTCGAGGAGCGCGGCGTCCCCCGACACGGCTACGAGATCACCAGCGAGGACGGCGACCCCGTCGGCGAGGTCACGAGCGGCACGATGAGCCCGACGCTGGGCGAGCCGATCGGGCTCGGCTACGTCGACACCGACTACGCAGAGGACGGCACCACCGTCGAGGTCGTCGTCCGCGGCACCGGCAAGCGAGCGACCATCACCACACCACCTTTCATCGACCAATGA
- the gcvH gene encoding glycine cleavage system protein GcvH encodes MSFEVPDDLYYLESHEWIDPETGRVGISEFAQDELGDVVFVELPAVGDELDREEEFGVVESIKAVSDIYAPVSGEVTAVNDALEDEPELVNDDPFGDGWLVELDFEEADLEDLLDADEYADQIA; translated from the coding sequence ATGAGCTTCGAAGTACCCGACGACCTGTACTACCTCGAATCGCACGAGTGGATCGACCCCGAGACCGGCCGCGTCGGCATCTCCGAGTTCGCGCAGGACGAGCTCGGCGACGTCGTCTTCGTCGAACTCCCGGCCGTCGGCGACGAACTCGACCGGGAGGAGGAGTTCGGCGTCGTCGAGTCCATCAAGGCCGTCTCGGACATCTACGCGCCCGTCTCGGGCGAAGTGACCGCGGTCAACGACGCGCTCGAAGACGAGCCCGAGCTGGTCAACGACGACCCGTTCGGCGACGGCTGGCTCGTCGAACTCGACTTCGAGGAGGCCGACCTCGAGGACCTCCTGGACGCCGACGAGTACGCCGACCAGATCGCATAG